A DNA window from Maribellus comscasis contains the following coding sequences:
- a CDS encoding galactitol-1-phosphate 5-dehydrogenase — MKALVLEEYMQLNYRDFEEPEIESNEVLVQVKACGICGSDVHGMDGSTGRRKPPLVMGHEASGTIAKTGKDVSDWQVGDRVTFDSTIYQLEDWYTRKGRYNLSDNRKVLGVSPGEYRKHGAFAEYVSVPAHILYKIPDNVSFEQAAMVEPVAVAAHAVNISKIQPGASALVIGAGMVGMFVLNMLKIAGANPIIALDLDENKLELAKEFGATHTFNTSKPGISEKIKELTKTRGADFGFEVVGISETVNLCINNLRKGGTAVLVGNLKPEVTIPLQKVVTTELSLLGSCAINGEYELVLDLLASGKINVDKMISAKAPLSEGAFWFKRLYNKEPGLNKVILVP, encoded by the coding sequence ATGAAAGCGCTTGTTTTAGAAGAATATATGCAACTCAATTACAGGGATTTTGAAGAACCTGAGATTGAATCCAATGAAGTATTGGTACAAGTTAAAGCCTGTGGTATTTGCGGTAGCGATGTTCACGGAATGGATGGAAGCACGGGCCGCAGAAAACCACCATTAGTGATGGGACACGAAGCCTCCGGTACTATTGCAAAAACAGGAAAAGATGTTTCGGACTGGCAAGTTGGCGACCGGGTTACTTTTGATTCAACCATATACCAGCTCGAAGATTGGTACACGCGGAAAGGACGTTACAACCTGAGTGACAACCGGAAAGTTTTGGGTGTTTCGCCCGGAGAATACCGGAAGCATGGCGCTTTTGCAGAATATGTATCGGTGCCGGCGCATATTCTGTATAAAATCCCCGACAATGTTTCATTTGAACAGGCCGCGATGGTTGAACCGGTTGCAGTTGCAGCCCATGCTGTAAATATTTCAAAAATTCAACCCGGGGCCAGTGCCCTTGTTATTGGAGCCGGAATGGTAGGAATGTTTGTGCTTAATATGTTAAAAATTGCAGGAGCAAATCCCATAATCGCGCTGGACCTGGATGAAAATAAACTGGAGCTGGCGAAAGAATTTGGTGCAACTCATACTTTCAATACTTCTAAACCCGGTATTTCAGAAAAAATAAAGGAATTAACCAAAACCCGTGGTGCAGACTTTGGTTTTGAAGTGGTAGGAATTTCGGAAACTGTAAACCTTTGTATTAACAATTTGCGCAAAGGCGGAACAGCAGTTCTGGTTGGAAACCTGAAACCCGAAGTTACCATTCCCTTACAAAAAGTTGTTACAACAGAACTTTCGCTTTTGGGAAGCTGTGCCATAAATGGCGAGTATGAACTGGTGCTTGATTTGCTTGCTTCAGGTAAGATTAATGTGGACAAAATGATTTCAGCCAAGGCTCCTCTTTCCGAAGGAGCATTTTGGTTTAAACGGCTTTATAACAAAGAACCCGGACTAAATAAGGTAATTTTAGTCCCTTAA
- a CDS encoding Gfo/Idh/MocA family protein: MKTYRIAILGCGKVAHLHAKAVQNLKNAKLAGVWSRSKNTAEKFASEYKVPFYSEIEPLIKNEKIDLTIICTPHPFHLEPAKLAAKAGSHILVEKPLASTLEDSDEMIKTCKNAGVKLGVISQRRWYEPVKRVKDAIDAGKLGKPVFGTINMLGWRDEAYYEADEWRGTWKMEGGGVLVNQAPHQLDILLWYMGEIDEVYGLWRNLNHPYIEVEDTAVAIIKFKNGGIGNIIVSNSQKPGIYGKVHVHGENGASAGVQTDGGAMFIAGMSGIQEPPVNDIWSVPGEEKLMEKWKSEDSAFFNSVDPTIYYMERQIEDFIQAIENKREPLVTGEDGRRTVELFTAIYRSTRDNKPVKFPLHPEGEDDLDGRLKK; encoded by the coding sequence ATGAAAACATATCGTATCGCCATTCTCGGATGCGGAAAAGTAGCCCACTTACATGCCAAAGCGGTTCAAAACTTAAAAAATGCAAAACTTGCAGGTGTTTGGAGTCGTTCAAAAAATACAGCTGAAAAATTTGCGTCGGAATATAAGGTTCCGTTCTATTCTGAAATTGAGCCATTGATTAAAAACGAAAAAATAGATCTGACCATTATTTGTACTCCGCATCCTTTTCACCTTGAACCGGCAAAACTTGCGGCAAAAGCTGGTTCCCATATTCTTGTGGAAAAACCGCTCGCTTCCACTCTGGAAGATTCGGATGAAATGATAAAGACCTGTAAAAATGCCGGCGTTAAACTTGGAGTAATAAGCCAGCGGCGTTGGTACGAACCCGTGAAACGGGTAAAAGATGCGATTGATGCCGGCAAACTGGGAAAACCGGTTTTTGGAACCATAAATATGTTGGGCTGGCGGGATGAAGCGTATTACGAAGCCGACGAATGGCGTGGCACCTGGAAAATGGAAGGAGGCGGTGTTTTGGTTAACCAGGCACCTCATCAGCTGGATATTTTGCTCTGGTATATGGGCGAAATTGATGAAGTTTACGGATTGTGGCGCAACCTAAATCATCCCTATATAGAAGTAGAAGATACTGCGGTTGCGATTATCAAATTTAAAAACGGCGGTATTGGAAACATCATTGTAAGCAATTCGCAAAAACCAGGAATTTATGGAAAGGTACATGTACATGGCGAAAATGGAGCTTCAGCAGGTGTTCAAACCGATGGCGGAGCTATGTTTATTGCTGGAATGTCGGGAATTCAGGAGCCGCCGGTAAACGATATCTGGTCGGTGCCGGGCGAAGAAAAATTGATGGAGAAATGGAAAAGCGAAGACTCTGCCTTTTTTAACAGCGTGGACCCAACGATATATTATATGGAGCGGCAAATTGAAGATTTTATCCAAGCTATTGAAAATAAACGCGAACCCCTGGTAACGGGAGAAGACGGCCGAAGAACCGTTGAACTTTTTACTGCAATTTACCGCTCAACACGCGACAACAAACCAGTAAAATTTCCTCTCCATCCCGAAGGTGAAGATGACCTGGATGGAAGGCTAAAAAAATAA
- a CDS encoding glycoside hydrolase family 95 protein: MKKSVIFLTAYLFVSCSTYFEPAEELNPSMGLWYNEAASEWTDALPVGNGRLGAMIYGGTTSDTIQFNEETLWSGQPHNYSHEGAYNYLGKIRQLLWDGKQAEAEQLANEHFMSEPFGQFCYQPFGKIFLNFPGHENPENYKRQIDLRNALSTVFYELDGVSFKRETFASNPDQAIIIHLEASKNGALNFAAGLNCPHENYSVSIENDQIILKGKANNYPNKLGRDGKPYPESKLIFEARLKVTNEGGGIVKDGKTLKVANARKATLYLVAATSFVNYSDISANPSEKCDSYLSNINGKSYEMLKSSHIEDYQKLFNRVELDLGSSEISKRPTDERLATFKADEDPSLVSLLYQYGRYLLISSSRPGTQPANLQGIWNDKIAPPWDSKYTININTEMNYWPAEMTNLSECTNPLIKMVTEIAQTGKNVAKEHYDMDGWVTHHNTDIWRGAAPINNSNHGIWPTGGAWLSQHLWWHYQFNGDKAFLGKTAYPVLKEASRFFAEYLVPDPQHPEWLISGPSNSPEQGGLVMGPTMDHQIIRELFANTIEAANILGVDNDFAKMLKEKRAKIAPNQIGQYGQLQEWLKDVDNPENEHRHVSHLWGLHPGSEIHPLTTPDFADACKVTLSQRGDGGTGWSRAWKINFWARLLDGDHSFLLLKNLMVPSKSKETNYEDRGGLYNNLFDAHPPFQIDGNFGATSGTTEMLLQSHLRDENGDFYQDLLPALPSALSSGKITGIKGKGGFEFTISWKDGSLVSAEIKSLLGNKLNLRYKGKIISKNTNEGESYTFTKENF; encoded by the coding sequence GCCTGTCGGTAACGGGCGTTTGGGAGCAATGATTTATGGTGGAACAACATCTGACACCATCCAGTTTAATGAGGAGACACTTTGGAGCGGGCAGCCCCACAACTATTCTCACGAAGGTGCATACAACTACCTTGGAAAAATCAGACAGTTATTGTGGGATGGGAAACAGGCCGAAGCTGAGCAACTGGCAAACGAACATTTTATGTCAGAACCATTCGGACAGTTTTGTTACCAGCCCTTTGGGAAAATATTCTTGAATTTTCCCGGGCACGAAAATCCTGAAAACTATAAACGTCAGATTGACCTTCGCAATGCTCTTTCAACGGTCTTTTATGAATTGGATGGAGTTAGCTTTAAACGCGAAACTTTTGCTTCCAATCCCGATCAAGCAATCATAATTCATCTGGAAGCATCAAAAAACGGAGCGTTAAATTTTGCTGCAGGACTAAATTGCCCCCACGAAAATTATTCGGTTTCGATAGAAAACGACCAAATTATCCTTAAGGGAAAGGCAAATAATTATCCTAACAAATTAGGACGCGACGGGAAACCTTATCCGGAAAGTAAACTTATTTTTGAAGCCCGGCTGAAGGTTACAAACGAAGGGGGTGGAATTGTTAAAGACGGAAAAACATTAAAAGTGGCCAATGCCAGAAAAGCCACTCTTTATTTAGTAGCGGCAACAAGTTTTGTAAATTACAGCGACATCAGCGCAAATCCTTCGGAAAAATGCGATTCATATCTTTCAAATATTAACGGAAAATCATATGAAATGCTAAAGTCTTCTCACATTGAAGATTATCAAAAATTATTTAACCGTGTGGAACTGGATCTGGGAAGTTCTGAAATTTCAAAACGCCCTACCGACGAACGGCTGGCTACTTTCAAAGCAGATGAAGACCCTTCTTTGGTTTCGTTGTTGTACCAGTATGGAAGATATTTGCTGATTTCATCTTCACGACCGGGAACACAGCCCGCAAACCTGCAAGGCATCTGGAACGATAAAATAGCACCGCCGTGGGATAGTAAATACACGATTAATATTAACACCGAAATGAATTACTGGCCGGCTGAAATGACGAATCTTTCAGAATGCACCAATCCTTTAATTAAAATGGTTACCGAAATAGCGCAGACCGGTAAAAATGTGGCAAAAGAACATTATGATATGGATGGCTGGGTAACTCATCATAATACTGATATCTGGCGGGGAGCTGCCCCGATTAATAACTCAAACCATGGGATCTGGCCAACCGGAGGTGCATGGTTAAGTCAGCATTTGTGGTGGCATTATCAATTTAACGGTGATAAAGCTTTTCTGGGGAAAACCGCTTACCCTGTATTAAAAGAAGCGTCCCGCTTTTTTGCCGAATACCTGGTGCCGGATCCTCAACATCCGGAATGGCTGATTAGCGGACCAAGCAACAGCCCCGAACAAGGTGGTTTGGTAATGGGACCAACCATGGATCATCAGATTATCAGAGAATTGTTTGCCAACACGATAGAGGCTGCAAATATTCTTGGAGTCGATAATGATTTTGCCAAAATGTTAAAGGAAAAACGGGCTAAAATTGCGCCGAATCAGATTGGGCAGTACGGGCAGTTACAGGAGTGGCTGAAGGATGTTGATAATCCGGAAAATGAACACCGGCATGTTTCCCATTTGTGGGGTTTGCATCCCGGAAGTGAAATTCACCCCTTAACAACTCCCGATTTTGCCGATGCATGCAAAGTAACACTCTCGCAACGTGGCGACGGTGGAACGGGCTGGTCACGGGCATGGAAAATAAACTTTTGGGCGCGATTGCTCGATGGAGATCACTCCTTCCTTCTATTAAAAAACCTGATGGTTCCCTCAAAAAGTAAAGAAACCAATTATGAAGACCGGGGTGGTCTATACAACAACTTGTTTGATGCACATCCACCGTTTCAGATCGACGGGAATTTTGGCGCTACTTCAGGAACTACTGAAATGCTTTTGCAGTCGCACCTGCGCGATGAAAATGGTGATTTCTACCAAGACCTCCTCCCTGCACTTCCATCTGCACTTTCCTCCGGCAAAATAACGGGAATAAAAGGAAAAGGTGGTTTTGAATTTACAATCTCCTGGAAAGATGGCTCTCTTGTTTCTGCAGAAATAAAGTCTTTGCTCGGAAACAAACTAAATCTGCGTTATAAAGGAAAAATAATCTCAAAAAACACAAACGAAGGAGAAAGTTATACTTTTACCAAAGAAAATTTTTAA